A stretch of the Microtus ochrogaster isolate Prairie Vole_2 linkage group LG2, MicOch1.0, whole genome shotgun sequence genome encodes the following:
- the LOC101992328 gene encoding olfactory receptor 2H2-like yields the protein MVNHTSPVGFILLGFSEHPRLEKILFVVILCSYLLTLLGNTLILLLSTLDPRLHSPMYFFLSNLSFLDLCFTTTCVPQMLVNLWGPTKTISFLGCFVQLFIFMFLGTTECILLTVMAFDRYVAVCQPLHYATIIHPRLCQQLAAVAWAIGLIQSIVQTPPTLKLPFCPHRQIDDFLCEVPSLIRLSCGNTTYNEIQMAVASIFIVVVPLSLILVSYGAITRAVLKINSAKGRRKAFGTCSSHLIVVALFYSSVIAVYLQPKNPYARERGKFFGLFYAVGTPTLNPIVYTLRNKEVKRAFWRLLGKDGESGES from the coding sequence ATGGTCAACCACACCTCCCCAGTGGGTTTCATTCTCCTGGGCTTCTCTGAACACCCACGCCTCGAAAAGATTCTCTTTGTGGTGATCTTGTGTTCCTACCTCCTCACACTCCTAGGAAACACACTCATCCTCCTGCTGTCCACACTGGATCCCAGGCTCCACTCTCcaatgtacttcttcctctccaaCCTCTCCTTCCTGGACCTCTGCTTCACCACAACCTGTGTGCCCCAGATGCTGGTCAACCTCTGGGGCCCCACAAAGACCATCAGCTTCCTGGGATGTTTTGTTCAGCTCTTCATCTTCATGTTTTTGGGGACAACCGAGTGCATCCTCCTGACGGTGATGGCCTTTGACCGCTATGTGGCTGTCTGCCAGCCCCTGCACTATGCCACCATCATCCACCCCCGCCTGTGTCAGCAGTTGGCAGCTGTGGCCTGGGCTATAGGTTTGATCCAATCCATAGTTCAGACACCTCCCACCCTCAAACTGCCCTTCTGTCcccacagacagatagatgatttTTTATGTGAAGTCCCATCCCTAATTCGACTCTCTTGTGGGAATACTACCTATAATGAGATCCAGATGGCTGTTGCTAGTATCTTCATTGTGGTTGTGCCTCTGAGCCTCATCCTTGTCTCTTACGGTGCTATCACCAGGGCAGTGCTGAAGATAAACTCTGCAAAAGGGCGCAGGAAAGCTTTTGGGACCTGTTCCTCCCACCTCATTGTGGTCGCCCTCTTCTACAGCTCAGTCATTGCTGTCTACCTGCAGCCCAAAAATCCCTATGCCCGAGAGAGGGGCAAGTTCTTTGGTCTCTTCTATGCAGTGGGCACTCCTACACTCAACCCTATTGTATACACCCTGAGGAACAAGGAGGTCAAGAGAGCATTCTGGAGGCTGCTGGGGAAGGATGGGGAATCTGGGGAGAGCTGA
- the LOC101998620 gene encoding olfactory receptor 2H1-like — protein sequence MVNHTSPVGFILLGFSEHPRLEKILFVVVLCSYLLTLLGNTLILLLSTLDPRLHXXXXXXXXXXXXXXXXXXXXXXXXXXXXXXXXXXXXXXXXXXXXXXXXXXXXXXXXXXXXXTECILLTVMAFDRYVAVCQPLHYATIIHPRLCWQLAAVAWAIGLAQSIVQIPPTLKLPFCPHRQIDDFLCEVPSLIRLSCGDTTFNEIQLAVAGVIFLLVPLSLILVSYGAIARAVLRTNSVKGRRKAFGTCSSHLIVVTLFYSSVIAVYLQPKNPYAQERGKFFGLFYAVGTPTLNPIVYTLRNKEVKRAFWRLLGKDGESGES from the coding sequence ATGGTCAACCACACCTCTCCAGTGGGCTTCATCCTGCTGGGCTTCTCTGAACACCCACGCCTCGAAAAGATTCTCTTTGTGGTGGTCTTGTGTTCCTACCTCCTCACACTCCTAGGAAACACACTCATCCTCCTGCTGTCCACACTGGATCCCAGGCTCCACTNNNNNNNNNNNNNNNNNNNNNNNNNNNNNNNNNNNNNNNNNNNNNNNNNNNNNNNNNNNNNNNNNNNNNNNNNNNNNNNNNNNNNNNNNNNNNNNNNNNNNNNNNNNNNNNNNNNNNNNNNNNNNNNNNNNNNNNNNNNNNNNNNNNNNNNNNNNNNNNNNNNNNNNNNNNNNNNNNNNNNNACCGAGTGCATCCTCCTGACGGTGATGGCCTTTGACCGCTATGTGGCTGTCTGCCAGCCCCTGCACTATGCCACCATCATCCACCCCCGCCTGTGCTGGCAACTGGCAGCTGTGGCCTGGGCTATAGGTTTGGCCCAATCCATAGTTCAGATTCCTCCCACCCTCAAACTGCCCTTCTGTCcccacagacagatagatgactTTTTATGTGAAGTCCCATCTCTAATTCGACTCTCCTGTGGGGACACTACTTTTAATGAGATTCAGTTAGCAGTTGCAGGTGTCATCTTCCTGCTTGTACCTCTGAGCCTCATCCTTGTCTCTTACGGTGCCATTGCCAGGGCAGTGCTCAGGACTAACTCTGTAAAAGGGCGCAGGAAAGCTTTTGGGACCTGTTCCTCCCACCTCATTGTGGTCACCCTCTTCTACAGCTCAGTCATTGCTGTCTACCTGCAGCCCAAAAATCCCTATGCCCAAGAGAGGGGCAAGTTCTTTGGTCTCTTCTATGCAGTGGGCACTCCTACACTCAACCCTATTGTATACACCCTGAGGAACAAGGAGGTTAAGAGAGCATTCTGGAGGCTGCTGGGGAAGGATGGGGAATCTGGGGAGAGCTGA
- the Ubd gene encoding ubiquitin D, translating to MASCICIVHSEQWPSMTFDTTESDKVKKINEHIRSKTKVSVQDQVLLLGSEVLKPQRKLSSYGIDKDTTIHLTLKVVKPSDEELPLFLVESSNEGQRHLLQVRRSSSVSQVKEMIESVTAVSPKTQVVTCNGKKLEDGKIMADYNIRRGSLLFLTGHCIGG from the exons ATGGCTTCCTGCATCTGT ATTGTCCATTCTGAGCAATGGCCATCAATGACCTTTGACACCACCGAGAGCGACAAAGTGAAGAAGATAAACGAACACATCAGATCCAAAACCAAGGTTTCTGTGCAGGACCAGGTCCTTCTGCTAGGCTCCGAGGTCCTCAAGCCCCAGAGAAAGCTGTCATCTTACGGCATTGACAAGGACACAACCATCCACCTCACCCTGAAGGTGGTGAAGCCCAGCGATGAAGAGCTGCCCTTGTTTCTGGTGGAGTCAAGCAATGAGGGGCAAAGGCACCTTCTCCAAGTTCGAAGATCCAGTTCAGTGTCCCAGGTGAAAGAGATGATCGAGAGTGTGACCGCCGTGAGCCCCAAGACTCAGGTTGTGACTTGCAATGGAAAGAAGCTGGAAGATGGAAAGATCATGGCTGACTACAACATCAGGAGGGGCAGTTTGCTCTTTCTGACAGGGCACTGCATCGGGGGGTGA
- the LOC101998902 gene encoding LOW QUALITY PROTEIN: putative olfactory receptor 2I1 (The sequence of the model RefSeq protein was modified relative to this genomic sequence to represent the inferred CDS: inserted 2 bases in 1 codon; deleted 1 base in 1 codon): MKAGLKLTKISRLCLLNTRPESLSPLAVNFFVSPSEPSWSFXPQANHSSAERFLLLGFTDWPSLEPVLFALVLLCYLLTLTGNAALVLLAIRDPRLHTPMYYFLCHLALVDVGFTTSVVPPLLVSLCGPVLQLPRGGCMAQLCASLALGSAECVLLAVMALDRAAAVCRPLRYAALASPRLCRALTSASWLGGLANSAAQTALLAARPLCAARRLDHFICELPALLQLACRGGRSATERQMFAARVVILLVPSAVILASYTAVGRAVWGMRSRAGRRKAASTCGSHLTAVCLFYGSATYTYLQPTHSYNQGRGKFVSLFYTVVTPALNPLIYTLRNKEVKGAALRFLGSLGRLH, encoded by the exons ATGAAG gctggcctcaaactcaccaagatttCCAGGCTCTGCCTGCTGAACACAAGGCCTGAATCACTAAGCCCACTAGCAGTAAACTTCTTTGTCTCA CCTTCCGAACCTTCTTGGAGTTT CCCTCAGGCTAACCACAGCTCAGCGGAGCGCTTCCTGCTGCTGGGTTTCACAGACTGGCCCTCGCTGGAACCCGTCCTCTTCGCGCTGGTCCTACTCTGCTACCTACTAACGCTGACCGGGAACGCGGCTTTGGTGCTGCTGGCCATTCGCGACCCGCgcctgcacacacccatgtactaCTTCCTTTGCCACTTGGCCTTGGTGGATGTGGGCTTCACCACCAGTGTGGTGCCGCCGCTGCTGGTCAGCCTGTGCGGCCCGGTGCTGCAGCTACCGCGCGGCGGGTGCATGGCTCAGCTGTGCGCATCTCTGGCCCTGGGCTCCGCCGAGTGCGTGCTGCTGGCCGTTATGGCCCTGGATCGCGCGGCTGCCGTATGCCGCCCACTGCGATACGCCGCCCTCGCCTCACCGCGCTTGTGCCGCGCTCTGACCAGCGCCTCCTGGCTCGGTGGCCTGGCCAACTCCGCAGCGCAGACCGCCCTGCTGGCCGCGCGCCCTCTATGTGCGGCCCGCCGTCTGGACCACTTCATCTGCGAACTGCCCGCGCTGCTGCAGCTAGCCTGCCGTGGCGGCCGCAGCGCCACCGAGCGCCAGATGTTCGCCGCGCGGGTGGTCATCCTATTGGTGCCTTCTGCGGTCATCCTGGCCTCCTACACAGCCGTGGGCCGCGCGGTCTGGGGTATGCGCTCCCGCGCGGGCCGGCGGAAAGCAGCGAGCACATGTGGCTCTCACTTGACCGCCGTCTGCCTGTTCTACGGCTCGGCCACCTACACCTACCTGCAACCTACACATAGTTACAACCAGGGCCGCGGCAAGTTCGTCTCGCTCTTCTATACGGTAGTCACACCCGCGCTAAATCCCCTCATCTACACACTGCGCAACAAAGAAGTGAAGGGGGCGGCCCTGAGGTTCTTGGGAAGTCTGGGGAGGCTGCACTAA
- the LOC101998340 gene encoding olfactory receptor 2H1-like, translating to MVNHSSPVGFTLLGFSEHPRLEKILFVVVLCSYLLTLLGNTFDRYVAVCQPLHYATIIHPRLCWQLAAVAWTMGLLQSIVQTPPTLRLPFCPHRQIDDFLCEVPSLIRLSCGDTTFNEIQLAVSSVILVVVPLSLILISYGAIARAVLRINSADAWKKALGTCSSHLLVVALFYSSVIAVYLQPKNPYAQERGKFFGLFYAVGTPTLNPLIYTLRNKEVKRAFWRLLGKNGDSKNT from the exons ATGGTCAACCACAGCTCCCCAGTGGGCTTCACCCTGCTGGGCTTCTCTGAACACCCACGCCTCGAAAAGATTCTCTTTGTGGTGGTCTTGTGTTCCTACCTCCTCACACTCCTAGGAAACACA TTTGACCGCTATGTGGCTGTCTGCCAGCCCCTGCACTATGCCACCATCATCCACCCCCGCCTGtgctggcagctggcagctgtGGCCTGGACAATGGGGCTGCTTCAATCCATAGTCCAGACACCCCCCACCCTCCGTCTGCCCTTCTGTCCCCATAGGCAGATAGATGACTTTTTATGTGAAGTCCCATCTCTAATTCGACTCTCCTGTGGGGACACTACTTTTAATGAGATTCAGTTAGCTGTGTCCAGTGTCATCCTTGTGGTTGTGCCTCTGAGCCTCATCCTCATCTCTTATGGCGCCATCGCCAGGGCAGTGCTGAGGATAAACTCTGCTGACGCATGGAAAAAGGCTCTGGGGAcctgttcctcccacctccttGTGGTCGCCCTCTTCTACAGCTCAGTCATTGCTGTCTACCTGCAGCCCAAAAATCCCTATGCTCAAGAGAGGGGCAAGTTCTTTGGTCTCTTCTATGCCGTGGGAACGCCTACGCTCAACCCTCTCATTTACACCCTGAGGAACAAGGAGGTAAAGAGGGCATTCTGGAGGCTTTTGGGGAAAAATGGGGACTCCAAAAATACCTAA